ACGACCGCTCCAGCTGACGGAGCTGCTATTACAGCTGATTATCAGTTTGCGGATGAAGTCAGGGTGGTAAGTGGTAGAGACATAGGATGTATAAGCTTTTCTGAGTATTTCTACGACGAAATAAAAGAAAAAACCCGCGTCATTGCAACGGACATCAAATGGCTTCCAAACGCTACGCTCAGACTCACATTTGATGGCGGAACGGAAGGAGTAGTAAAGATCGGATCGATTGTCATTGGAAGCGCAAGAGATTTGGGATTGACGCTCTATGGCACGGAACTTTCTTTTGAAGATAAAAGCAAGATTCAAAACGATGAATTTACAAACACGCGAAAAGTGATCCGATATGGACACGTGCGAGTGCTCAAAGCCAAAGTGGTGTTCGACGTACCGGATTTCAACGTAGTGGCTCAAAAAGTTGGAGAGATCGTAGGGAAAAACGTGCTTTTTATCCCAGATGAGACGGATAGATTCAGCGAGATGACGAACATTGCGTATATTGAGGATTTCTCGATGCCGATAGACAATCCCGTCAAATTTGAAACCACAACAACGATAGTAGGAGTAGCGTGATGACACAATTGCCGACACTGACCGTGTTTAACGGGCAGGTACCAGACAAAACAACGATGGATAAGGACACGTTCGCAAATAGTGTTCATATCTATCTCAACTATTTCAACGACAGCTTCGTGCCTGAGACAAACACACTTGTAAACAACATGAATACATTAAGTGGAGAAGTTCAAACAGCCGCAAACAATGCGGAAGCAAGCGCGCAAAATGCCGCAACGAGCGAGGCGAATGCTGCTAACAGTGAGCTAAAAGCGTACAAATGGGCTGAAGAAGCTGAAGATGTAGAAGTTGAAACGGGAAAATATAGCGCAAAGCACTGGGCAATAAAAGCCCAAGCAGCGGTTGCAACACTACCTGAAGGGACGATCGACGATCTACTTGTAGCTACTGATAAAACATGGAGCTCACAAAAGATTAGCGACGAGTTTTTTGCAAGAGGTGAAGTAGCGAAACCATCAATAATAGTTCCAGCGGATGGTGCAATAGACTTCAGCGGAACAATAGAATCGTCGGCTTTTGCCACAAAAGAAAACTTCATTGGAACTCAAGACTTTGTTGAATGGCAACTTGCAACAGATAGTGGATTTACAACTTTGGTTGACAGTTACGCCGGATCGTCAAATCTCACATCATGGACTCCGAACTATGGAAGCAACCCATCGACCACAATGTATGTAAGAGTTAGGCATGGCAGTGACAATCATATTTCAGAATGGAGCGATGTAGTTAGCTTCATGACACCAGCAAATACTGCGCCAACGATAAATTCAGTCACATGGTCAAACAGTACCATATACGACAACAATACATACGATGTGACTATTGATGCAACAGACCCAGATGGTGATGTGCTGACATACAGCGTTACAGCGGATGACGCTAATGTGACGATTACTCAAGATGCAACTATCCCGAATGTTTTTCATGTAACTTTTCCAGATTACACAGCAGACACAATAGTAAATTTTACATACACGGTGGATGATGGAAATGGTGGTTCTGACAGTCTCACAGAAGGAGTAACTGTTACAAATAATTACAATATTATGGCAACGATTGATAGTGGAGATAATGATTATTTGTATGATATATCTACAGATGCAAATGGAAACGTGTTTGTATGTGGATGGGTTACATCTGGAAATCAGTATGATTGTTATATAGCAAAATTGGACAACAAACTAAATCTATTATCTCAATATACAATAGATAGTGGCACAGGCAGTGATATGGTCACAGGTATTTCAGTGGATGCAAACGGAAATGTATTTGTGTGCGGATATAGTAATGATGGAACTACGTACAACTACTATATAGCAAAGTTTGACAATGACTTAAACTTGATATCTCAATATACGATTGATAGTGGAGATAGTGATTATTTGTATAGTATATCTACAGATGCAAATGGAAATGTGTTTGTGTGTGGATATAGCAGTACTGCAACCACTTCTGTTTGCTATATAGCAAAGTTTGACAATGATTTGAACCTGATATCGCAATATACGATTGATAGTGGAAACGCTGATTATGGCAGGTGGATTTCAGTAGATGCAAATGGAAACGTGTTTGTATGTGGATATAGCAATGATGGGACTACATACAACCACTACATAGCAAAGCTCGATAATGATTTAAATTTGATATCGCAATATACAATAGATGGTGGAAATGATGATTATTCATTCCGAATGTCTATTGACGGCAATGGAAATGTATTTGTATGCGGACATAGCTACGATGGAACTACATATAATGCTTACATAGCAAAGTTTGACAATGATTTGAACCTGATATCGCAATATACGATTGATAGTGGTACTGGTACTGATACTTTTATTTCAATTGATATAAATTCAAACGGAAACGTGTTTGTTGCTGGGTACAGTGACGATGGGACTACATATAATGCTTACATAGTAAAGTTCGATAATGATCTAAACCTGATATCGCAATATACAATAGATAGTGGAGATGCCGATTATTTATATGGTATATCTACAGATGCAAATGGAAATGTGTTTGTATGTGGTAAATCAAATGATGGAACTACATATAATCATTATGTTTCAAAGTTTATTAATGATCTAAATATCCCTTCTGGAACATACTCGATAACTGTTGGATCGATAACTTTTACATTAACTGATGTTGCCTTCACACCTACTGCACAAACTTGGACACCTACTGCTCAAACATGGTCGCCTACTGCTCAAACATGGTCGCCTACTGCTCAAACATGGTCGCCTACTGCTCAAACATGGACAGTATCAACGGGAACATTCTAAGGAGATAATATGTATATAAAAATAGACGATAAAACGCTAAAAATACTTGCGATAACAGAAAGCGTCCCGAACAAGTCACTCGGGACAACCATCATTGAAGATATGAATATTACAACAAAAAATCCAGACTATGTAGTCGTATGGAGAGAAAGTGGTGGCATAAAAGTTCGTGAAAGAACGACAGAGGAGAAAGCTAAAATAGATGAACAAAAATTCAGACAATTGAAAACAAAGAAACTTCGCATTTTTGAGAAAGAAACGAAATCGCACATAGAAACTTCATATCCAGAAATTAAACAAAGAAGCGATGTGAACGACAAGGAATATTGGGGAGCTTGGT
This region of Nitratiruptor sp. YY08-10 genomic DNA includes:
- a CDS encoding SBBP repeat-containing protein; translated protein: MTQLPTLTVFNGQVPDKTTMDKDTFANSVHIYLNYFNDSFVPETNTLVNNMNTLSGEVQTAANNAEASAQNAATSEANAANSELKAYKWAEEAEDVEVETGKYSAKHWAIKAQAAVATLPEGTIDDLLVATDKTWSSQKISDEFFARGEVAKPSIIVPADGAIDFSGTIESSAFATKENFIGTQDFVEWQLATDSGFTTLVDSYAGSSNLTSWTPNYGSNPSTTMYVRVRHGSDNHISEWSDVVSFMTPANTAPTINSVTWSNSTIYDNNTYDVTIDATDPDGDVLTYSVTADDANVTITQDATIPNVFHVTFPDYTADTIVNFTYTVDDGNGGSDSLTEGVTVTNNYNIMATIDSGDNDYLYDISTDANGNVFVCGWVTSGNQYDCYIAKLDNKLNLLSQYTIDSGTGSDMVTGISVDANGNVFVCGYSNDGTTYNYYIAKFDNDLNLISQYTIDSGDSDYLYSISTDANGNVFVCGYSSTATTSVCYIAKFDNDLNLISQYTIDSGNADYGRWISVDANGNVFVCGYSNDGTTYNHYIAKLDNDLNLISQYTIDGGNDDYSFRMSIDGNGNVFVCGHSYDGTTYNAYIAKFDNDLNLISQYTIDSGTGTDTFISIDINSNGNVFVAGYSDDGTTYNAYIVKFDNDLNLISQYTIDSGDADYLYGISTDANGNVFVCGKSNDGTTYNHYVSKFINDLNIPSGTYSITVGSITFTLTDVAFTPTAQTWTPTAQTWSPTAQTWSPTAQTWSPTAQTWTVSTGTF